Proteins encoded together in one Bacteroides zoogleoformans window:
- the pyrF gene encoding orotidine-5'-phosphate decarboxylase: MNKQELFENIKRKKSFLCVGLDTDIKKIPEHLLKEEDPIFTFNKAIVDATADLCIAYKPNLAFYESMGVKGWIAFEKTVNYIKQNYPDQFIIADAKRGDIGNTSAMYARTFFEELEIDSVTVAPYMGEDSVTPFLTYKEKWVILLALTSNKGSHDFQLTADANGERLFEKVLRKSQEWAGDEQMMYVVGATQGRAFEDIRKIVPEHFLLVPGIGAQGGSLEEVCKYGMNRMCGLIVNSSRGIIYADKTENFAAAARKAAQEVQEQMAAQLKAIL, translated from the coding sequence ATGAATAAGCAAGAATTGTTTGAGAACATAAAGCGCAAGAAGTCTTTTCTTTGCGTTGGTCTGGATACAGACATCAAGAAAATACCGGAACACCTGCTGAAAGAGGAAGATCCTATATTCACCTTCAACAAAGCCATCGTCGATGCTACTGCCGACCTTTGCATCGCTTACAAGCCTAACCTCGCCTTCTACGAAAGCATGGGCGTGAAGGGTTGGATTGCTTTTGAGAAAACGGTGAACTACATCAAGCAGAACTACCCCGACCAATTCATCATTGCCGATGCCAAACGCGGCGACATCGGCAACACTTCCGCCATGTACGCCCGCACTTTCTTTGAAGAGTTGGAGATTGACTCCGTGACCGTAGCCCCTTATATGGGTGAAGACAGCGTCACTCCTTTCCTTACTTATAAGGAGAAATGGGTCATCCTGCTTGCACTCACCAGCAATAAGGGTTCGCATGACTTCCAGCTGACAGCCGACGCCAATGGCGAACGTCTCTTCGAGAAAGTGCTGCGCAAGTCGCAAGAGTGGGCGGGCGACGAACAAATGATGTATGTGGTCGGTGCCACGCAAGGCCGTGCTTTCGAGGACATCCGTAAGATTGTCCCCGAACATTTCCTGCTGGTTCCGGGCATCGGAGCGCAAGGCGGCTCGCTGGAAGAAGTCTGCAAATATGGAATGAACCGGATGTGCGGACTAATAGTCAACTCCAGTCGCGGCATCATCTATGCGGATAAAACAGAAAACTTTGCCGCTGCCGCACGAAAGGCAGCACAAGAGGTACAGGAACAAATGGCTGCGCAATTGAAGGCTATTCTGTAA